A part of Neodiprion pinetum isolate iyNeoPine1 chromosome 4, iyNeoPine1.2, whole genome shotgun sequence genomic DNA contains:
- the Grasp65 gene encoding Golgi reassembly-stacking protein 2: protein MGSSQSVEIPGGGTEGYHVLRVQDGSPGQKAGLEAFFDFIVAIGNTRLDQDNDTLKELLKAGVDKELQITVYSSKTQSVRQSVIVPSMTWGGQGLLGVSIRFCSFEGANENVWHVLEVHPSSPAELAGLKSFTDYIISADSVLHESEDIFTLIEAHESRPLKLYVYNTNEDSCREVTVTPNNTWGGEGSLGCGLGYGYLHRIPIRNIPSPSVTASSHSYASNIKTPVTTTASTNVHISQSNPVTNIPPGFSIPPSYVTSNAAMAPPSAIKETVEPTTVSVTPVSPTLPQLDNVPQIDPVSAGATTTTATSTSHLFAGQSDVNLTQSSVQAAEYYGTPNIPGMPLTPPTPASMVNVGPPSGIPMYSTPLPNYNLLSGPTSAALPYNVSQPHMVTTPISLPGMPPITVSATLPQNHPYYPPVCNPNQAPVPTPGLPSTTASAQ, encoded by the exons ATGGGATCATCCCAGAGTGTTGAAATACCCGGCGGAGGTACGGAAGGTTATCACGTTCTTCGC GTCCAGGACGGTTCTCCTGGACAGAAGGCTGGCCTCGAAGCATTCTTCGATTTCATTGTAGCAATTGGAAACACTAGATTG GATCAAGACAACGACACTTTAAAGGAACTCCTAAAAGCTGGTGTCGACAAAGAGCTGCAAATAACTGTTTACAGCAGCAAAACGCAGTCTGTCAGACAGTCTGTGATTGTCCCCAGCATGACTTGGGGCGGTCAAGGTCTACTCGGTGTCAGCATAAGGTTTTGCTCGTTTGAGGGTGCTAACGAAAATGTTTGGCATGTGCTT GAAGTACATCCTTCGTCACCGGCTGAACTGGCGGGATTAAAATCATTTACAGATTACATTATTAGCGCAGACTCCGTTCTGCACGAAAGTGAGGATATATTCACATTAATTGAAGCCCACGAGTCGCGCCCACTCAAACTTTATGTTTACAATACGAATGAAGATTCTTGCAGAGAGGTGACGGTAACTCCGAATAATACTTGGGGTGGGGAAGGCAG CTTAGGATGCGGGCTTGGCTATGGATACCTTCATAGAATACCCATCAGAAATATTCCGTCTCCATCAGTCACTGCCAGTAGTCATTCGTATGCG AGTAACATTAAAACTCCCGTGACGACAACGGCGTCAACGAATGTTCATATCAGTCAGAGTAATCCAGTTACCAATATACCACCTGGATTTTCCATTCCTCCAAGTTACGTGACAAGTAATGCGGCAATGGCACCGCCTTCTGCGATTAAAGAAACTGTCGAACCTACAACAGTTTCCGTCACTCCAGTTTCTCCCACTTTGCCACAACTCGATAATGTTCCTCAAATAGATCCTGTATCTGCTGGAGCAACAACTACAACTGCCACTTCGACCTCTCATCTGTTCGCCGGACAGTCTGATGTCAATTTAACTCAGA GTTCTGTACAAGCCGCTGAATATTACGGAACTCCAAATATTCCGGGTATGCCATTGACTCCACCTACACCCGCAAGCATGGTCAATGTTGGCCCGCCGTCaggtatacctatgtattcCACGCCCTTACCGAATTACAATTTGCTAAGTGGCCCAACGAGCGCAGCTTTGCCGTACAATGTAAGTCAGCCTCACATGGTGACAACACCTATTTCTTTACCTGGAATGCCCCCAATTACCGTCAGTGCTACTCTTCCTCAGAACCATCCTTACTATCCCCCTGTCTGTAATCCTAATCAGGCACCTGTCCCAACACCAGGCTTACCGTCTACAACGGCGTCGGCACAATAA